From Fluviicola sp., the proteins below share one genomic window:
- a CDS encoding T9SS type A sorting domain-containing protein — translation MKTLLITILAFVSLQLNAQTWVQVPDPNFQNFLTAHYPAGAFMTSGGNFFVDADHADIQAEDTLFLNSMNLMSIEGVQAFENLVYLSCYDNQITGLPALPVNLDLLECSSNQLTSLPVLPMNLRLIYCSDNQLTSLPGLPNSLIGLNCGRNQLTALPALPGILIGLDCPNNQIAVIPGLPNGLTALNISSNPVNSFPTLPASLHSLICDSIQLTALPALPPTLTGLSCSGNMLTVLPALPGTLNLLVCYGNQLTSLPNLPATLYYLNCASNQLTSLPELPDGLQTLNCVGNNIHCFGEFPLSLTGVFIANNPFTCLPNYIPAMDPATLAYSLCIENDPVNNPNGCAAATGIEGTVFHDANSNCISTGQTLTYVPMSLFDSNGSLITSSTSLANGDYYFSAVPGTYALSIDTVNLTDVLQVTCPSGITSTATVPYADTVVSGGDFGLVCDGYDLGVQSITPNGWFFPGQVHTVEILAGDLTAPYNMHCASGISGEVSISVAGPGTVTFLGSPISVSGNIAVYAVADFGAPGAMEFFVSVLTDTTAQGGDEFCVSVAVSTTAAGELSSSNNGLSYCYEVVNSYDPNIKQTYPEIVEPGYDDEFTYTVYFQNTGNAPAFNIRLADTLDANLDLTTFKAVNASHEFNTVVNASTRLLTVRFPNIMLPDSASDPQGSIGFIQYRVKPLSGLPHGTTIHNTAYIYFDYNAPIVTNTTENLFTVGLGLNEFQAETIQLYPNPAENEFFVHAETEINQVTLSDINGKQVGIYFPNAKTASVNVSDLKQGIYLVTLKTNQSVTTKRLIVR, via the coding sequence ATGAAAACACTACTTATAACTATCCTTGCGTTCGTCAGCCTTCAGTTGAATGCACAGACCTGGGTTCAGGTTCCGGATCCCAATTTTCAGAACTTTTTAACTGCTCATTATCCGGCGGGTGCTTTTATGACCAGTGGCGGGAATTTCTTTGTTGATGCCGATCATGCGGATATACAGGCAGAAGATACATTGTTTTTAAATTCAATGAACTTAATGAGTATAGAAGGAGTTCAGGCGTTTGAAAATCTGGTTTATTTGAGCTGTTATGACAATCAAATAACTGGACTTCCTGCGTTACCGGTGAACTTAGATCTTTTAGAATGCAGTAGTAACCAGTTGACTTCTTTGCCTGTATTGCCAATGAATTTAAGATTGATATATTGCTCTGATAATCAATTGACTTCTTTGCCGGGTTTGCCGAATTCCCTTATTGGACTAAATTGTGGTCGAAATCAATTAACGGCTTTGCCTGCTTTACCAGGAATACTTATAGGCCTGGATTGTCCGAATAATCAAATTGCCGTAATTCCGGGATTACCAAATGGTTTAACAGCGCTTAATATTTCCAGTAATCCTGTGAATTCTTTTCCAACGTTGCCGGCCAGCTTGCATTCTTTAATTTGTGATAGTATTCAATTGACCGCGCTTCCTGCTCTTCCTCCAACATTGACTGGGTTGTCTTGTTCAGGAAATATGTTAACAGTATTACCAGCTTTGCCGGGTACATTGAACCTACTTGTTTGTTATGGAAATCAATTAACCTCCCTTCCGAATCTTCCGGCTACGTTGTATTATCTTAATTGTGCATCTAATCAACTAACATCCTTGCCTGAATTACCTGATGGCTTACAAACTCTGAATTGTGTAGGGAATAATATTCATTGTTTTGGAGAATTTCCGTTGTCCCTTACAGGTGTTTTTATAGCGAACAACCCATTTACCTGTCTGCCAAACTATATTCCTGCAATGGATCCGGCAACATTAGCTTATTCCTTATGTATTGAGAATGACCCGGTTAATAACCCGAATGGTTGTGCCGCGGCAACCGGAATTGAAGGGACGGTTTTTCATGACGCAAACAGCAATTGTATCAGTACCGGGCAAACACTCACTTATGTTCCGATGTCTCTATTTGATTCAAACGGTTCGTTGATTACATCGTCTACGAGCCTGGCTAACGGAGATTATTATTTTTCGGCAGTTCCGGGAACTTATGCATTGAGTATTGATACAGTAAATCTGACAGATGTTCTCCAGGTAACCTGCCCATCGGGAATTACATCTACGGCAACAGTTCCTTATGCAGATACGGTAGTTTCAGGCGGAGATTTCGGATTGGTTTGTGACGGTTATGATTTGGGAGTACAATCCATCACTCCTAACGGCTGGTTTTTTCCGGGTCAGGTACACACCGTGGAAATCCTGGCCGGTGATTTAACTGCTCCATATAACATGCACTGCGCTTCCGGGATTTCAGGAGAAGTGAGCATTTCGGTTGCAGGTCCGGGAACTGTTACTTTTCTGGGGTCTCCGATAAGTGTTTCAGGAAATATAGCCGTATACGCCGTTGCGGATTTCGGAGCGCCGGGAGCGATGGAGTTTTTTGTATCAGTACTGACAGATACAACAGCCCAGGGCGGAGATGAATTCTGTGTTTCTGTTGCGGTTTCCACAACGGCGGCGGGAGAATTGAGCTCCTCGAATAATGGATTAAGCTACTGCTATGAGGTCGTGAATTCTTACGATCCGAATATCAAACAAACATATCCGGAAATTGTTGAACCGGGCTATGATGATGAGTTTACTTATACGGTTTATTTTCAAAACACGGGAAATGCTCCGGCATTCAACATTCGTTTGGCCGATACGCTGGATGCAAACCTGGACTTAACGACTTTTAAAGCAGTGAACGCCAGTCATGAGTTCAATACGGTTGTAAATGCTTCAACACGCCTGTTGACCGTTCGTTTTCCGAATATCATGCTGCCCGACAGTGCCAGCGACCCGCAGGGCTCAATCGGCTTTATTCAATACCGGGTAAAACCACTTTCGGGATTGCCGCATGGAACAACCATTCACAATACGGCGTACATCTATTTCGATTACAATGCCCCGATCGTAACGAATACTACAGAGAATTTGTTTACCGTTGGTTTGGGTCTGAACGAATTCCAGGCAGAAACTATTCAGCTCTATCCGAATCCGGCAGAAAATGAGTTCTTTGTTCACGCTGAAACTGAAATAAATCAAGTCACACTTTCTGACATCAACGGGAAGCAAGTTGGCATTTATTTTCCAAATGCAAAAACAGCTTCAGTGAATGTTTCGGATCTGAAACAAGGAATTTATCTCGTAACGCTTAAAACAAACCAATCAGTTACTACAAAACGTTTGATTGTTCGCTGA
- a CDS encoding enoyl-CoA hydratase/isomerase family protein, with product MSEAINQGHVEMRVDEFGIATIEFGHPLSNSLPGKILRKLADTITDAGNDPAVKVIVLRSTGDKAFCAGASFDELIAIQDLESGKVFFSGFAQVINACRKCPKLIIGRIQGKAVGGGVGIASAVDYCYATRFAEVKLSELAVGIGPFVVGPAVERKMGLSAMSQLAINATEWRTAEWAMQNGLYADVFDSEEEMDDEIMRLATVLAKSSPEAMAELKKIFWKGTEDWDQLLSDRAGISGTLVLSDFTVNAINSFKKK from the coding sequence ATGTCAGAAGCTATCAACCAGGGACACGTAGAAATGCGTGTCGATGAATTCGGTATTGCTACAATCGAATTCGGACATCCTTTAAGTAATTCATTGCCGGGAAAAATTCTCCGCAAACTGGCCGACACCATTACAGACGCAGGAAATGATCCTGCTGTAAAAGTGATCGTATTAAGATCCACAGGAGATAAAGCATTTTGCGCAGGTGCAAGTTTTGATGAATTGATTGCTATCCAGGATCTGGAATCCGGAAAAGTATTCTTTTCGGGGTTTGCACAGGTCATCAATGCATGCAGAAAATGCCCCAAATTAATCATTGGCCGTATACAGGGAAAAGCAGTTGGTGGAGGAGTAGGAATTGCTTCGGCAGTTGACTATTGCTACGCAACGCGTTTCGCGGAAGTAAAACTTTCCGAATTGGCTGTTGGAATCGGGCCGTTTGTGGTTGGACCGGCAGTTGAGCGTAAAATGGGGCTTTCAGCCATGTCACAGCTGGCAATCAATGCCACAGAGTGGAGAACTGCCGAATGGGCTATGCAAAATGGCTTGTATGCGGATGTGTTTGACAGCGAAGAAGAAATGGATGATGAGATTATGCGTCTTGCAACCGTTTTAGCGAAATCAAGCCCGGAAGCAATGGCGGAATTGAAAAAGATCTTCTGGAAAGGAACCGAAGATTGGGATCAGTTGTTATCAGACCGCGCGGGAATCAGTGGAACATTGGTTTTGTCCGATTTCACGGTAAATGCGATAAATTCGTTTAAGAAGAAATAA
- a CDS encoding RNA-binding protein has translation MTNIFIANLDWEITSEDLQATFSAFGAVHLAHVVFDAKTKQSKGFGYVEMESAEEAINAIQALNGFEVNGRKLDVKIASPKANRPKPEDKPKKPSYGNKQGGFGGQKKFNNNGPRQGGGGGGSYRSNDRNSNYNREGGSGNSNYNRNEGGNSNYNRNDRNDRNEGGNSNSGSGERQMRPRRKFDN, from the coding sequence ATGACAAATATTTTTATCGCAAATCTCGATTGGGAGATTACATCGGAGGATTTGCAAGCAACGTTTTCAGCGTTTGGTGCGGTTCACTTGGCTCACGTAGTGTTTGATGCCAAAACAAAACAATCTAAAGGCTTTGGTTATGTCGAAATGGAAAGCGCCGAAGAAGCAATCAATGCTATTCAGGCACTGAACGGTTTCGAAGTAAACGGCCGTAAGCTGGATGTGAAAATTGCTTCTCCGAAAGCAAATCGTCCGAAACCGGAAGACAAGCCGAAAAAACCATCCTATGGAAATAAGCAAGGTGGTTTCGGTGGACAAAAGAAGTTCAACAACAACGGACCGCGACAAGGTGGTGGCGGTGGCGGATCTTACAGATCCAACGACCGGAATTCCAATTACAACCGTGAAGGTGGAAGCGGGAATTCAAACTACAACCGTAACGAAGGTGGAAACTCCAATTACAATCGAAATGATCGTAATGACCGTAATGAAGGAGGAAACTCGAATTCCGGTTCAGGTGAACGTCAGATGCGTCCACGCAGAAAATTTGATAACTGA
- a CDS encoding aldehyde dehydrogenase (NADP(+)): MNFLGKNHIGYQISAFGDRIFFGIDPRNNQPFETPFRQASPEEVDEALAKSQEAFEAYRLISVEKRVQFLKAISEKLKANKELLIQWFCAESGLPRDRAETEYARSCFQFEFYAKAVETGYALEIKIDEADPERKPAPKPSLTKINIPVGPVVVFGASNFPFAYSTLGGDVASALAAGCSVIVKAHAMHPHTSSISAHFILETAKEHDMPDGILCHLLAEDFTVGQKLVQDPRVKAVGFTGSIGGGMALQRLIDERKEPISLYAEMGSSNPVAVTKSALDKRAAEIARQLAASVLLNAGQFCTSPGLLFIEEGANLNFFKQELINAFSGSELQCMLHPGISKRYFERVKEHAALVTVLYEGKHEGNFIQPTLAETTAEHFMKHPQIQEEIFGSYLTIVKCSDEVELRMCMQLLQGQLTNSLYAETDEEINRFLPVLTAKSGRIIFNGVPTGVEVSFAQQHGGPFPSSLNSYFTSVGWDAIKRFQRPVTFQNFPENFISKKVEFNGNTHFLHFLNGKYE, encoded by the coding sequence ATGAACTTCTTAGGCAAGAATCACATTGGTTATCAAATAAGCGCTTTTGGAGATCGTATTTTTTTTGGAATAGATCCAAGAAACAACCAGCCATTTGAAACACCTTTTCGTCAGGCTTCTCCAGAAGAAGTAGACGAGGCTCTTGCCAAATCACAGGAAGCGTTTGAAGCTTATCGCTTAATTTCCGTTGAAAAGCGGGTACAATTCCTGAAGGCCATTTCGGAAAAACTGAAGGCCAATAAAGAATTGTTGATCCAATGGTTTTGTGCCGAAAGCGGTTTGCCCCGGGATCGTGCAGAAACGGAGTATGCACGTTCTTGTTTCCAGTTTGAATTCTATGCAAAGGCTGTTGAAACCGGGTATGCATTGGAGATCAAGATCGATGAAGCTGATCCGGAGAGAAAACCGGCTCCCAAACCGTCTCTTACAAAAATAAATATCCCGGTTGGACCCGTGGTGGTCTTCGGGGCAAGTAATTTCCCTTTTGCGTATTCTACCCTGGGTGGCGATGTGGCTTCTGCACTTGCAGCGGGTTGTTCCGTTATTGTGAAAGCGCATGCCATGCATCCGCATACGAGTTCGATTTCCGCTCATTTTATTCTGGAAACAGCAAAAGAACACGATATGCCGGATGGGATTTTGTGTCATTTACTGGCGGAAGATTTTACGGTTGGCCAAAAGCTGGTTCAGGACCCGCGCGTAAAAGCCGTAGGTTTTACAGGAAGCATCGGAGGCGGAATGGCGCTTCAAAGATTGATCGATGAACGCAAGGAGCCGATTTCCCTGTATGCTGAAATGGGAAGCTCCAATCCGGTTGCAGTAACGAAAAGTGCCCTTGACAAACGAGCAGCGGAAATTGCCAGACAACTTGCCGCTTCTGTTTTATTAAATGCAGGCCAGTTTTGTACGTCTCCCGGTTTGTTGTTTATTGAGGAAGGTGCAAATCTGAATTTCTTCAAGCAAGAATTGATCAACGCGTTTTCCGGTAGCGAATTACAATGTATGCTGCATCCCGGAATTTCAAAGCGGTATTTCGAACGTGTAAAAGAACATGCGGCTTTGGTAACAGTTCTTTACGAAGGAAAACACGAAGGGAATTTCATTCAGCCTACTTTAGCCGAAACAACTGCTGAACATTTCATGAAACATCCTCAAATCCAGGAAGAGATCTTCGGTTCTTATCTGACCATTGTGAAATGTTCCGATGAAGTGGAATTGAGAATGTGTATGCAGTTGCTGCAAGGTCAGCTTACAAATAGTTTATATGCAGAAACAGACGAAGAAATCAATCGTTTTCTGCCCGTTTTAACCGCTAAATCAGGTAGGATTATATTCAATGGCGTGCCGACTGGAGTAGAGGTGAGCTTTGCACAACAGCACGGCGGACCATTCCCTAGCAGCCTGAATTCTTACTTCACATCCGTGGGTTGGGATGCCATCAAGCGTTTCCAGCGGCCTGTTACCTTCCAAAACTTCCCGGAAAATTTCATTTCTAAAAAGGTGGAATTCAATGGAAACACCCATTTTTTACATTTTCTTAACGGAAAATACGAATAA
- the purS gene encoding phosphoribosylformylglycinamidine synthase subunit PurS, which produces MKFKAEIDVMPLEALLDPQGKAVTNSMPTIGLPEITGVRVGRHVRLFVDAPSKDVATEKVELACKKLLSNQIMESYSYTVEEA; this is translated from the coding sequence ATGAAATTCAAAGCTGAAATCGATGTGATGCCATTAGAGGCATTGTTAGACCCTCAAGGAAAAGCAGTTACTAACAGTATGCCGACAATCGGTTTGCCTGAAATTACAGGAGTACGAGTTGGAAGACACGTACGTCTTTTTGTGGATGCACCTTCTAAAGATGTAGCAACTGAGAAAGTTGAATTGGCTTGTAAGAAATTGCTTTCAAACCAAATCATGGAAAGTTACTCATACACTGTTGAGGAGGCGTAA
- a CDS encoding CDP-alcohol phosphatidyltransferase family protein produces the protein MFNLPNLITASNMLCGVLAIILAFAGRIDIAPYFIFLAAVLDFFDGFAARMLKQQGELGKQLDSLADMISFGLAPGIIMFVLMVIQQRGIDLFQSTALLNMSMHVELYDLVNLQWDNKLPFLALIIPFFSLFRLAKFNIDTRQSESFIGLPTPANTIFFMAFPLLLAQYGNKTGWEHDLIIWLIQPAVLIPIIVIMSLLLVSELPLFALKFKHFKWKGNGTRYVFLISCGILISTLLIWSIPIIVLLYLLLSFIQHILRKNRTHEIQS, from the coding sequence ATGTTCAATTTACCTAATTTGATCACTGCCAGCAACATGCTTTGTGGAGTTCTTGCTATTATCCTGGCATTTGCGGGAAGAATCGATATCGCTCCGTATTTTATTTTCCTGGCGGCAGTTTTGGATTTTTTCGACGGGTTTGCGGCACGAATGCTGAAGCAGCAGGGCGAGTTGGGGAAACAATTGGATTCATTGGCGGATATGATCTCTTTCGGATTGGCCCCGGGGATTATCATGTTTGTTTTAATGGTCATTCAGCAAAGAGGCATTGATTTATTCCAGTCAACAGCATTGTTGAATATGTCTATGCATGTTGAACTCTACGATTTGGTTAATTTGCAATGGGATAATAAACTTCCTTTCCTGGCATTAATCATTCCTTTCTTCTCGCTGTTTCGCCTCGCAAAATTCAACATCGATACCCGTCAGTCGGAATCATTTATCGGTTTACCAACCCCGGCCAATACCATTTTCTTTATGGCTTTTCCGCTGCTTTTGGCACAATATGGAAATAAAACGGGCTGGGAACACGATCTGATTATCTGGCTCATTCAGCCGGCGGTGCTCATTCCGATTATTGTAATTATGTCCCTGCTTCTGGTTTCTGAATTACCTTTGTTTGCGCTGAAATTCAAGCATTTTAAATGGAAAGGGAACGGGACCCGCTACGTGTTCTTGATAAGTTGTGGAATACTTATTTCAACTTTATTGATTTGGTCCATTCCAATTATTGTACTTTTGTACCTGTTATTATCATTTATTCAACACATTCTTCGAAAAAATCGAACGCATGAAATTCAAAGCTGA